The DNA region TCGATTGATACAGCAGGAGAATTCTCCTGTCAATTCAATAATTATTTTTCGATAAAggccaattcaataaaatttctaaTCTGAGTTAATTATCCTATGTGAAAGTGCTTTACTTTTTGGATGTTACACTTTCCATCTGCAGCTCTGTAAGGATAGTTATCCTCTGTAGTGATGCCTCCCTTTTTCTTGATGAAGTCAAATGCCAAGTCCATCAATCCTCCATTGCATCCTTGGTTTTGTCTAGTGTCACAGTCGACAAGCTCTTGCTCTGATAGAGAAATTAATTTATTCGTTTTGATTTGGTTTATTCCCTCCACTGCTACCACAGTTGAAAATGCCCAGCAACTTCCTACAATGTGTAGAAGAGTTTCCATGAACAATCATATCATAAAACACATTATGTTGATCTCCTACTTTCTATTATAGCAACATGGTGTGAATGGTGACATGAATCCTagtagagaaaaaaaaatattaggcgatttctgATGGACAGAGCTACTCGGAATCTGTGCAAGTGAAAAATAGCTAATACCTGCAGGTGGACTGGCCCCAAGctacaatttctttttttttgtttaaaaaaaagtgATATCATGTCATATTAATTCTTACCACACTGGCCTTGGTCTTTGACAGGAGTTACGGCGCCTTTCTTCCTCCAATCAACAGAGGGAGGGACGTTGTTCACATTAGCATACATGAAACTTCCATTCCCACTTGGAGTTCCTTGGAGTGACCTGTAATGTTTAACCTTGGAACCAGCATAATGACTTGTGAATTCATGGTTAGTCATGTCTGCAAATTTGTTAAGTTTTAACTTATAAGGCTTGTCCTTGTTGTTGAAGTCGTTAACATAGTGAACATTGGCCTTGAACACATTGAACCTCTTGTGCTTCTCATCAAGGCTCCTTGACACTGTGTGATGGCTTCTCCACCTCTCGTACAACTCCCACAAACTTTCCTCCGTCTCCAACTCCTTCTCTTGGAAATCGAAAGCCTCCCCGAGCCTAAGAACCAGAGCTAAACagaaaagaacaagaaagaaCTTCTTCATTTCCACAATATGAGAATTTGGAGATCGAGTATGAACTATGAAGTAGCCTTTTATAGAAGAGTGTCGAAAGAGATAGATGTCAAGTTGTAAGAATAGTACAAGTGATGGATTCCCTAAGTGATGGATTTCTTATGGGCATAAAACAACATTCAACAATAATGCAGGGACAAGTCAAGATAGGGTATAAGAATTAGCTAAGGAGCAGTTTCCTGTTTGGTTATTACAAATATAGAAGGGGGAAAAGGGTTTTTCGAATTAGGCAGTAAGCAGTTTCCTGTTTGGGTTTTAACAAAAAGAAATTGTTTGCAAGCCAAACAAGTTATTGATGTGTGATATTAAAGAGAATGACGAACGTTAGTTATATTGTTAGAGACTTTGTGGTATCATGGCACGAGCTGTCAGGAGTGGGCAAATAACTGAAACtaagatattttttaattttccattttatctttgaaataaaaataaggGGATTGTCATTTTATTGCTGCGAAATGTGTGTATATGTCATTTGCACTACTTGAGTTTAActtctaaactgaaatttttttaTTGATCGCGTTACACATGCCTATAATAAGTTAATGTAATAACTTAAAAAATAATATCCAGTATGTATAATATAACTTAAACCCTGAGCAGCTAAGAATCATGCAGCTTGCCTATATATATATCACaaacttttttccttttcattctatCACCCCCACACCCCAACTCCCCTATTGCCTTAAACAAAAAGCGATGCGATTTTCAGTCTGAAATATAAAATAGTACTCGtattattttgtctttttttttttcccctCTTCTGAATTCAGAAGGAAATAATATTGTTCAACATGTAGATGGACATAGTCCAATTTGAGGAGAGGCTGCACAGTTAGAAGTAATTGAAAGCTTGATTGAAATAATCGCATGATTCTCCGAATTGGTAATTCATATAAGTTAAGTTAAGCCATGCTTAAGTTAAGCAAATGTCCTTAGATATAATTTGTGCTCGCCGTTAATTTTGTTGAGAATTTgatttttagtttctttttataTGGGCttttaattatctaaatttgttTGTGAGATACTACAAAATTGGTGAGCTTCGAGGTGGCAAATGATATCACACGGAAACTATTGGCAGAAATAGAAAAGGAGAGGAAAATTTTGCTTGCGTGCTACTATTGCGTAACACAATCCAAGACTAACCTAATCAAGGTTCAAGAATCA from Nicotiana tabacum cultivar K326 chromosome 24, ASM71507v2, whole genome shotgun sequence includes:
- the LOC107774954 gene encoding vignain-like, with translation MKKFFLVLFCLALVLRLGEAFDFQEKELETEESLWELYERWRSHHTVSRSLDEKHKRFNVFKANVHYVNDFNNKDKPYKLKLNKFADMTNHEFTSHYAGSKVKHYRSLQGTPSGNGSFMYANVNNVPPSVDWRKKGAVTPVKDQGQCGSCWAFSTVVAVEGINQIKTNKLISLSEQELVDCDTRQNQGCNGGLMDLAFDFIKKKGGITTEDNYPYRAADGKCNIQKENSPAVSIDGHEDVPPNNEDALLKAAANQPIAVAIDASGSDFQFYSEGVYTGDCGTELDHGVAVVGYGTTVDGTKYWTVKNSWGAEWGEKGYIRMQRGIDAKEGLCGIAMEPSYPIKTSSNPTGSPATTYKDEL